One genomic window of Synechococcales cyanobacterium T60_A2020_003 includes the following:
- a CDS encoding histidine kinase, whose translation MVPCHIVVDGNPAILYTSRHGSPAKVLPTLTRFLDKFWQERDTSGETSDTPECLLAQIVVRFGFELCEDDFSNLRVGLKFRPDVQYLYRVKSDRTVTVYVPDEAYCQNPQVGLEGCHVLEESSSVALA comes from the coding sequence GTTGATGGTAATCCGGCCATCTTATACACCAGTCGCCACGGTTCACCCGCTAAAGTACTGCCTACTCTAACGCGCTTCTTAGATAAATTCTGGCAAGAGCGAGACACTTCTGGAGAAACGTCTGATACACCTGAGTGTTTACTGGCTCAAATTGTCGTGAGATTTGGGTTTGAACTGTGCGAAGATGACTTTTCCAATCTCCGGGTTGGGCTGAAGTTTCGGCCTGATGTGCAGTATTTGTATCGTGTGAAGAGCGATCGCACTGTTACCGTGTACGTACCCGATGAGGCCTATTGTCAGAATCCCCAGGTTGGACTGGAGGGCTGTCATGTACTTGAGGAGTCTTCCTCGGTGGCATTAGCGTAA